From a region of the Tenggerimyces flavus genome:
- a CDS encoding mycothiol transferase, translated as MTSAEILVDGFMRVQEEVHAAVEGLSLEELTFRVDEEANSISWVIWHLTRVQDDHVADAFGLEQVWLRDGWQERFGLPFSPDAHGYGQSSNDVAEVRADKDILTGYYDAVHAQTIQQVEKLTDADLPRVVDQNWTPPVTLAVRLVSVISDDLQHVGQAAFVRGVVLRRRG; from the coding sequence ATGACGAGTGCGGAGATCTTGGTCGATGGGTTCATGCGGGTGCAGGAGGAGGTTCACGCGGCGGTCGAGGGGCTCAGCCTCGAGGAGCTGACGTTCCGGGTCGACGAGGAGGCGAACTCCATCTCGTGGGTCATCTGGCATCTCACCCGGGTCCAGGACGACCACGTGGCCGACGCGTTCGGGCTCGAGCAGGTGTGGCTGAGGGACGGGTGGCAGGAGCGCTTCGGGCTCCCGTTCAGCCCCGACGCCCATGGGTACGGGCAGAGCAGCAACGACGTCGCCGAGGTACGTGCCGACAAAGACATACTCACCGGCTACTACGACGCCGTGCACGCGCAGACGATCCAGCAGGTGGAGAAGCTCACCGACGCCGATCTTCCAAGGGTGGTCGACCAGAACTGGACTCCCCCAGTCACCCTCGCCGTCAGGCTGGTCAGTGTGATCTCAGACGACCTGCAACACGTCGGACAGGCCGCGTTCGTCCGCGGCGTCGTTCTCCGCAGAAGGGGTTGA
- a CDS encoding epoxide hydrolase family protein, with translation MTIDNLEQQPIHVPDEVLTDLVRRLLATKWPWDNGNEDSFYGLRREVMQPLVEYWIDGFDWRKAEQRINAYEHYTVDVNGVPVHFMRKPGRGTNPTPLILLHGWPWTFWHWSKVVDQLAADFDVIVPSLPGFGFSTPLPQADMNFWRMADVFHTLMTDVLGHDRYAVGGCDVGALVAGQLGHKYADELYGIHIGSALKLSFFNGNRGWDLSGGNPLPDNLPPEILQRILTVEKRFAVHLAAHVLDPSTLAYGLQDSPAGMLAWILERWSNWSAGELEDAFSKDELLTHAMIYWAGGSIASSIRTYANNNRYPWQPEHDRWPVVEAPTGVTFVGYENPPGVHTTDERVAHFLASDRAAWYHHVNVTAHDEGGHFIPWEIPNEWVADLRRTFRDRV, from the coding sequence GTGACGATCGACAACCTGGAACAGCAGCCGATCCACGTGCCAGACGAGGTCCTCACCGACCTCGTCCGGCGGCTCCTGGCCACGAAATGGCCGTGGGACAACGGCAACGAGGACAGCTTCTACGGGCTGCGGCGCGAGGTGATGCAGCCGCTGGTGGAGTACTGGATCGACGGCTTCGACTGGCGCAAGGCCGAGCAGAGGATCAACGCGTACGAGCACTACACCGTCGACGTGAACGGCGTCCCCGTCCACTTCATGCGCAAGCCCGGCAGAGGAACGAACCCCACGCCGCTGATCTTGTTGCACGGTTGGCCGTGGACGTTCTGGCACTGGTCGAAGGTCGTCGACCAACTGGCCGCGGACTTCGACGTGATCGTGCCGTCGCTGCCCGGCTTCGGCTTCTCGACGCCGCTTCCTCAAGCGGACATGAACTTCTGGCGGATGGCAGACGTCTTCCACACCTTGATGACCGACGTCCTCGGACACGACCGCTACGCCGTCGGCGGCTGCGACGTCGGCGCGCTCGTCGCGGGACAGCTCGGGCACAAGTACGCGGACGAGCTGTACGGGATCCACATCGGATCGGCGCTGAAGCTCTCGTTCTTCAACGGCAACCGGGGCTGGGACCTGTCCGGCGGCAACCCGCTGCCCGACAACCTGCCGCCCGAGATCCTGCAGCGCATCCTCACCGTGGAGAAGCGCTTCGCCGTCCACCTCGCCGCGCACGTGCTCGACCCCAGCACGTTGGCCTACGGCCTCCAAGACTCCCCCGCCGGCATGCTCGCCTGGATCCTGGAGCGCTGGTCGAACTGGTCCGCCGGCGAGCTCGAGGACGCGTTCAGCAAGGACGAGCTGCTCACGCACGCGATGATCTACTGGGCCGGCGGCTCGATCGCGAGCAGCATCCGCACGTACGCCAACAACAACCGCTACCCCTGGCAGCCCGAGCACGACCGCTGGCCCGTGGTGGAGGCGCCGACCGGCGTCACGTTCGTCGGCTACGAGAACCCGCCCGGCGTGCACACCACGGACGAACGCGTCGCGCACTTCCTCGCCAGCGACCGGGCGGCCTGGTACCACCACGTGAACGTCACCGCACACGACGAGGGCGGCCACTTCATCCCGTGGGAGATCCCGAACGAGTGGGTGGCCGACCTCCGCCGCACCTTCCGCGACCGGGTCTAA
- the alc gene encoding allantoicase, whose protein sequence is MTEPQTFLSLPDLASRRLGGSVVSANDETFADKENLIKPEAPTFRAGTFGPKGQVYDGWETRRRRSSGHDWAVLRLGVPGVVRGVVVDTAFFTGNYPPYIAVEGCGLEGYPSAEELAAATWTPLLEQSPLQGDATNAFPVKSETRFTHVRLSIFPDGGVARFRVHGDPIPDPRLVDLSSFDLAALENGGYVTHCSNMFYSSPTNLISPGLASSMGDGWETSRRRDDGNDWVAIRLAGPGSVWLAEIDTSHFVGNAPGFASLRARDARLSDDVEGSGWFDLMPRTRLQPDTRHRFVVGSDREATHVLLNVFPDGGMARLRLYGALSSEGREAFQLRWFNSLPAAQAEAVAGSDWGLTEDEVRKFVGARPLTASELPAPLGALFDSR, encoded by the coding sequence ATGACCGAACCGCAGACGTTCCTGTCGTTGCCCGACCTCGCCTCACGGCGGCTCGGTGGCAGCGTGGTGTCCGCGAACGACGAGACGTTCGCCGACAAGGAGAACCTGATCAAGCCGGAAGCACCGACCTTTCGGGCCGGAACGTTCGGTCCGAAAGGGCAGGTCTACGACGGCTGGGAGACCCGGCGACGCCGTTCCTCCGGACACGACTGGGCCGTGCTGCGGCTCGGCGTTCCCGGTGTCGTGCGTGGCGTCGTCGTCGACACGGCGTTCTTCACCGGCAACTACCCGCCGTACATCGCGGTGGAGGGATGCGGGCTGGAGGGCTACCCGTCCGCCGAGGAGCTCGCCGCGGCGACGTGGACCCCGTTGCTGGAGCAGTCGCCGCTGCAGGGCGATGCCACCAACGCGTTCCCGGTGAAGTCGGAGACCCGTTTCACCCACGTCCGGTTGTCGATCTTCCCGGACGGCGGAGTTGCACGGTTCCGCGTCCACGGCGACCCGATCCCGGACCCGCGGCTCGTCGACCTGTCGTCGTTCGACCTGGCGGCGCTGGAGAACGGCGGGTACGTCACGCACTGCAGCAACATGTTCTACTCCTCGCCCACGAACCTGATCTCGCCCGGGCTCGCGTCGTCGATGGGCGACGGGTGGGAGACGTCGCGGCGGCGCGACGACGGCAACGACTGGGTGGCGATCCGGCTGGCCGGTCCGGGCTCGGTGTGGCTGGCGGAGATCGACACGTCCCACTTCGTGGGGAACGCGCCGGGCTTCGCGTCGCTGCGGGCACGGGACGCGCGGCTCTCCGACGACGTGGAGGGGTCGGGCTGGTTCGACCTGATGCCACGGACGCGGCTGCAGCCCGACACCCGGCACCGGTTCGTGGTGGGGTCGGACCGCGAGGCCACGCACGTGCTGCTGAACGTCTTCCCGGACGGCGGGATGGCTCGGTTGCGGCTGTACGGCGCGCTGTCGTCGGAGGGGCGCGAGGCGTTCCAGCTCCGGTGGTTCAACTCGCTGCCCGCGGCACAGGCCGAAGCGGTGGCGGGGTCGGACTGGGGGCTGACGGAGGACGAGGTGCGCAAGTTCGTCGGCGCCCGGCCCCTGACGGCCTCGGAGCTGCCGGCACCCCTGGGCGCCTTGTTCGACTCGCGTTAG
- the allB gene encoding allantoinase AllB, translating into MTYDLVIGARRAIVDGAERSCDLGIRDGQIAAIVEYGTLDLAIELGTDVVLLPGLVDTHVHVNEPGRTEWEGFATATRAAAAGGVTTIVDMPLNSIPPTVDVAALEAKQAAARDQAYVDVGFWGGAVPGNVASLKPLHDAGVFGFKCFLLHSGVDEFPPLDAAGVEAAMRELATFDGLLIVHAEDASTIDHAPVPDGRSYAAFLASRPPEAEDRAIARVIELARTTGCRVHILHLSSASALPMIAAARANGVRITAETCPHYLTFAAEEIPDGATQYKCCPPIRTAANREALWQGLAEGTIDGIGSDHSPCPPAMKRLDTGDFGAAWGGIASLQLGLPAIWTGARARGFALADVVRWLAVRPAEVAGFRRKGRIALGYDADLCAFGVEESLVVEAARLLHKHPITPYDGRRLAGRVQRTWLRGMEISESDERPHGRFLARGDA; encoded by the coding sequence ATGACGTACGACCTCGTCATCGGCGCCCGCCGCGCGATCGTCGACGGTGCCGAGCGGTCTTGCGACCTTGGCATCCGGGACGGACAGATCGCGGCGATCGTGGAGTACGGCACGCTCGACCTGGCGATCGAGCTCGGCACCGACGTCGTTCTGCTGCCCGGGCTGGTCGACACCCACGTCCACGTGAACGAGCCGGGACGCACCGAGTGGGAGGGCTTCGCGACGGCGACCCGCGCGGCCGCCGCCGGGGGAGTCACCACGATCGTCGACATGCCGCTGAACTCGATCCCGCCGACCGTCGACGTCGCCGCGCTCGAGGCCAAGCAGGCGGCGGCGCGCGACCAGGCGTACGTCGACGTCGGCTTCTGGGGCGGCGCCGTGCCGGGGAACGTCGCGTCGTTGAAGCCGTTGCACGACGCCGGGGTGTTCGGCTTCAAGTGCTTCCTGCTGCACTCCGGCGTCGACGAGTTCCCGCCGCTGGACGCCGCGGGTGTCGAGGCCGCGATGCGGGAGCTGGCGACGTTCGACGGCCTGCTGATCGTCCATGCCGAGGACGCGTCGACGATCGACCACGCGCCGGTGCCGGACGGCCGTTCGTACGCCGCGTTCCTCGCTTCGAGACCGCCAGAAGCGGAGGACCGGGCGATCGCGCGGGTGATCGAGCTGGCGCGAACGACCGGCTGCCGGGTGCACATCCTGCACCTGTCCAGCGCGAGCGCCCTGCCGATGATCGCGGCGGCCCGCGCGAACGGCGTAAGGATCACCGCGGAGACCTGCCCGCACTACCTCACGTTCGCCGCCGAGGAGATCCCGGACGGGGCGACGCAGTACAAGTGCTGCCCGCCGATCCGTACCGCCGCGAACCGCGAGGCGCTCTGGCAGGGCCTCGCCGAGGGCACGATCGACGGCATCGGCTCCGATCACTCACCGTGCCCGCCGGCCATGAAACGCCTGGACACCGGCGACTTCGGCGCGGCATGGGGCGGCATCGCGTCGCTCCAGCTCGGACTGCCGGCGATCTGGACCGGTGCCCGTGCGCGCGGCTTCGCGCTGGCCGACGTCGTGCGCTGGTTGGCGGTCCGGCCGGCGGAGGTTGCCGGATTCCGTCGCAAGGGGCGCATCGCGCTGGGGTACGATGCGGATCTCTGCGCCTTTGGCGTGGAGGAATCACTGGTGGTCGAGGCTGCGCGACTCCTGCACAAGCACCCGATCACGCCGTACGACGGCCGCCGGCTGGCCGGGAGAGTCCAGCGGACCTGGCTGCGGGGAATGGAGATTTCCGAAAGCGATGAGCGGCCGCATGGCCGTTTCCTGGCCCGAGGGGACGCATGA
- a CDS encoding DUF6986 family protein, whose protein sequence is MGELDERLDDLLRPVDQRLREQFPGDPGTRQPVHTVYIPADQYHGGIVGEWGAAARDLLKAHGRSIVDATQELGLDPLVVAQVLGRVRAKLEREPIEDLRIDFEDGYGNRPDDEEDRAATDAAHALAGGTRTPFTGIRFKSLELATRKRGLKTLDLFLGTFTHDWPPPSGFVVTLPKVSAVEQVEAMVQVCKAMEAKHGISRLAFELQIELPQAIVAADGTVPVARLIHAAEGRCTGLHYGTYDYSAALGIAAAHQSLDHPGADYAKSVMQAAAAGTGVRLSDGSTNRLPIGDDQAVKAALREHLRLVLRSLARGFYQGWDLHPGQLPTRYVATFAFFRSGFPEAADRLRAYVGRQASGFLDEPATAAALAGFLRRGLNCGALDDGEVHERTGLDAKKLAALANPR, encoded by the coding sequence ATGGGTGAGCTGGACGAGCGACTCGACGACCTCCTGCGCCCGGTCGACCAACGGCTCCGCGAGCAGTTCCCCGGCGACCCCGGCACCAGGCAACCGGTGCACACCGTCTACATCCCCGCGGACCAGTACCACGGCGGCATCGTCGGCGAGTGGGGCGCCGCTGCCCGCGACCTGCTCAAGGCGCACGGCCGGTCGATCGTCGACGCGACCCAGGAGCTCGGCCTCGACCCGCTCGTCGTCGCCCAGGTCCTGGGAAGGGTACGGGCCAAGCTCGAACGCGAGCCGATCGAGGACCTGCGCATCGACTTCGAGGACGGGTACGGCAACCGTCCCGACGACGAGGAGGACCGGGCCGCGACCGACGCCGCGCACGCGCTCGCCGGCGGTACGCGTACCCCGTTCACCGGCATCCGGTTCAAGTCCCTCGAGCTCGCGACGCGCAAGCGGGGCTTGAAGACGCTCGACCTGTTCCTCGGCACGTTCACCCACGACTGGCCGCCGCCGAGCGGGTTCGTCGTCACCTTGCCGAAGGTGAGCGCGGTCGAGCAGGTCGAGGCGATGGTCCAGGTGTGCAAGGCGATGGAGGCCAAGCACGGCATATCGCGGCTCGCGTTCGAGCTCCAGATCGAGCTGCCGCAGGCGATCGTCGCCGCCGACGGCACCGTTCCGGTCGCAAGGCTGATCCATGCCGCCGAGGGGCGCTGCACCGGCCTGCACTACGGGACCTACGACTACTCGGCGGCGCTGGGCATCGCCGCCGCGCACCAGAGCCTCGACCACCCCGGCGCCGACTACGCGAAGTCCGTCATGCAGGCGGCGGCCGCGGGCACCGGCGTACGGCTGTCCGACGGCTCGACGAACCGGCTCCCGATCGGCGACGACCAAGCTGTCAAGGCCGCCTTGCGCGAGCACCTGAGGCTGGTGCTTCGTTCGCTCGCGCGCGGTTTCTATCAGGGCTGGGACCTGCATCCCGGGCAGCTGCCGACGCGATACGTCGCGACTTTCGCCTTCTTCCGTTCGGGATTCCCCGAAGCGGCAGACCGACTAAGAGCGTACGTGGGGCGCCAGGCGTCCGGCTTCCTGGACGAGCCGGCGACCGCCGCCGCGCTCGCCGGGTTCCTGCGTAGGGGCCTGAACTGCGGCGCGCTGGACGACGGCGAGGTGCACGAGCGCACCGGGCTGGACGCCAAGAAGCTAGCCGCGCTCGCCAACCCGCGATGA
- a CDS encoding helix-turn-helix transcriptional regulator, with protein sequence MGSHRARARALERVERLAGSAADADTLWLEAVAELGRVLTFDRWCALRVDPDSLTGYSGIGDYPIEHHREVPKLIVLDAGLGDLSTTPAMVSAETRAVTLRESTGGHLERAVRWREIYEPLGISDELRVLVADGSGVWGSVMFFNSAGDPAFSEDERALLGTVSGLLAAPLRRDAVRPTETQRTERLPGVLLVGDDLRLYDQTAAARAWCDALGAGEAVPAPVWGVVGSLLAAERGYARPVKARVRADDGTYAVIEADRLGAGGIAVTIRQAGVDEVLELLARAYGLSVREGELVRLVVSGLDTKELAERLSISTYTVQDHLKSVFAKTGVRSRRELVSGLFHHAA encoded by the coding sequence ATGGGGAGTCATCGGGCGAGGGCCCGCGCGCTGGAGCGCGTGGAGCGGCTGGCCGGGTCAGCGGCCGACGCCGACACGCTCTGGCTCGAGGCCGTCGCCGAGCTCGGCCGCGTGCTCACGTTCGACCGGTGGTGCGCGCTGCGCGTCGATCCCGACTCGCTCACCGGCTACTCGGGCATCGGGGACTACCCGATCGAGCACCATCGCGAGGTCCCCAAGCTGATCGTGCTCGACGCCGGGCTCGGAGACCTCAGCACAACGCCGGCCATGGTGAGCGCCGAGACTCGTGCGGTGACTCTCCGGGAGTCGACCGGCGGCCACCTGGAACGAGCCGTGCGCTGGCGGGAGATCTACGAGCCGCTCGGGATCAGCGACGAGCTGCGCGTGCTGGTCGCCGACGGCAGCGGTGTCTGGGGCTCGGTGATGTTCTTCAACAGCGCGGGCGATCCCGCGTTCTCCGAGGACGAACGAGCGTTGCTGGGTACGGTCTCCGGGCTGCTCGCCGCCCCGTTGCGGCGCGATGCCGTACGCCCGACCGAGACTCAACGGACCGAACGGCTGCCCGGCGTTCTCCTGGTCGGAGACGACCTGCGGCTGTACGACCAGACCGCCGCGGCGCGCGCCTGGTGCGACGCGCTCGGCGCCGGCGAGGCCGTACCCGCGCCCGTCTGGGGCGTCGTCGGCTCGCTGCTCGCGGCCGAGCGCGGCTACGCGCGACCGGTGAAGGCCCGCGTCCGCGCGGACGACGGCACGTACGCGGTCATCGAGGCCGACCGCCTCGGCGCCGGCGGGATTGCTGTCACGATCCGCCAAGCCGGCGTCGACGAGGTCCTCGAGCTGCTCGCCCGCGCGTACGGGCTGAGCGTTCGCGAGGGCGAGCTCGTCCGCCTGGTCGTCAGCGGGCTCGACACCAAGGAGCTCGCCGAGCGGCTGTCCATCTCGACGTACACCGTGCAGGACCACCTCAAGTCGGTGTTCGCGAAGACCGGCGTCCGCAGCCGGCGCGAACTGGTCTCCGGCCTGTTCCACCACGCCGCGTGA
- a CDS encoding nuclear transport factor 2 family protein — translation MTTELTRKVFAAVDALDSDALLALLAPNAVQVFGNQEPLIGHAEIGAANKAFTTMVAGVRHQITREWYQGNDAIVETNVTYHRLDGGFVNLPVVSIYRTDENGLIEDYRVFYDPSPVFAPANEQA, via the coding sequence GTGACTACCGAACTGACCCGCAAAGTGTTCGCCGCCGTCGACGCGCTCGACAGCGACGCCCTACTCGCGCTGTTGGCGCCGAACGCCGTTCAGGTGTTCGGCAACCAGGAGCCGCTGATCGGCCACGCCGAGATCGGCGCCGCGAACAAGGCGTTCACCACGATGGTCGCCGGCGTCCGGCACCAGATCACCCGCGAGTGGTACCAGGGCAACGACGCGATCGTCGAGACCAACGTGACGTACCACCGCCTCGACGGCGGCTTCGTCAACCTCCCCGTCGTGTCGATCTACCGCACCGACGAGAACGGCCTGATCGAGGACTACCGCGTCTTCTACGACCCGTCGCCGGTCTTCGCCCCCGCGAACGAGCAGGCATAG
- a CDS encoding type II toxin-antitoxin system PemK/MazF family toxin gives MVWAVLDEQVGRKPYLIVSNNRRNEAMDSVLAARVTTSSKPSLPSIVELGPDDPLVGRVLCDEVMQLWNDEIVDDAGALSPPTMERVADGLRHALGL, from the coding sequence ATGGTGTGGGCAGTTCTCGATGAGCAGGTGGGGCGTAAGCCCTATCTGATCGTCTCCAACAATCGCCGCAACGAGGCCATGGACAGCGTGCTCGCGGCACGCGTCACGACGAGCTCGAAGCCTTCTCTTCCCTCGATTGTGGAACTTGGTCCAGACGACCCGTTGGTCGGCCGGGTGCTCTGTGACGAAGTGATGCAACTGTGGAACGACGAGATCGTCGACGACGCTGGTGCGTTGAGTCCTCCGACGATGGAGCGCGTGGCAGACGGACTCCGCCACGCGCTGGGTCTGTAG
- the aceB gene encoding malate synthase A translates to MAGVEVTGGPVDRSEEILTPEALAFVGELQSRFGARRDELLERRRARREEIARTGRLDFLPETASVRSDPSWRVAEAPPALTDRRVEITGPTERKMTINALNSGANVWLADLEDANTPHWANVVSGQVNLYDAVRRTISFSQGDKSYALRSDGPLATIVVRPRGWHLDERHVLVDGRPVVGALVDFGLHFFHNAAELLSRGSGPYFYLPKMESHLEARLWNDVFSFAESTLGIADGTVRATVLIETIPAAFEMEEILYELRTHMSGLNAGRWDYLFSIIKNFRDAGADFILPERNAVTMTAPCMRAYTELLVRTCHKRGAFAMGGMAAFIPTRKDPEVTEQALAKVRADKEREAGDGFDGSWVAHPDLVPICKEVFDAALGSSPNQLARLRSEVSVTADQLLDIKATPGDVTEAGLRNNVSVALQYLAAWLGGNGAVAIFNLMEDAATAEISRSQIWQWIRNDVKLDTGAVVTADLVRQIGDEELAKIRASYGDAFDEQRFAQARQLFEQVALADDYEDFLTIPAYALID, encoded by the coding sequence ATGGCTGGTGTCGAGGTGACGGGTGGTCCCGTCGACCGTTCCGAGGAGATCCTGACGCCGGAGGCGTTGGCGTTCGTGGGCGAGTTGCAGTCGCGGTTCGGCGCGCGGCGAGACGAGCTGCTCGAACGGCGGCGGGCGCGGCGCGAGGAGATCGCGCGTACCGGTCGCCTCGACTTCCTGCCGGAGACGGCGTCCGTACGTTCGGACCCGTCGTGGCGCGTCGCGGAGGCGCCGCCGGCGTTGACGGACCGGCGGGTGGAGATCACCGGCCCGACCGAGCGGAAGATGACTATCAACGCGCTGAACTCCGGCGCGAACGTCTGGCTTGCCGACCTCGAGGACGCGAACACCCCGCACTGGGCGAACGTCGTGTCCGGGCAGGTCAACCTGTACGACGCGGTCCGCCGCACGATCTCGTTCTCGCAGGGGGACAAGTCGTACGCCCTCCGCTCCGACGGGCCGTTGGCGACGATCGTGGTGCGGCCGCGCGGCTGGCACCTCGACGAGCGGCATGTGCTCGTCGACGGGCGCCCTGTCGTGGGGGCCCTGGTCGACTTCGGCCTGCACTTCTTCCACAACGCGGCCGAGCTGCTGTCGCGGGGGAGTGGGCCGTACTTCTATCTGCCGAAGATGGAGAGCCACCTCGAGGCCCGGCTGTGGAACGACGTGTTCTCGTTCGCCGAGTCCACGTTGGGGATTGCGGACGGGACCGTGCGCGCGACGGTGCTGATCGAGACGATCCCGGCGGCGTTCGAGATGGAGGAGATCCTCTACGAGCTCCGTACGCACATGTCGGGGCTGAACGCGGGCCGCTGGGACTACCTGTTCAGCATCATCAAGAACTTCCGCGACGCCGGTGCCGACTTCATCCTGCCGGAGCGGAACGCGGTCACGATGACCGCGCCGTGCATGCGCGCGTACACCGAACTGCTCGTCCGGACGTGCCACAAGCGCGGGGCGTTCGCGATGGGCGGGATGGCCGCGTTCATCCCGACCCGGAAGGACCCGGAGGTCACCGAGCAGGCGCTGGCGAAGGTGCGTGCGGACAAGGAACGTGAGGCCGGCGACGGCTTCGACGGATCCTGGGTCGCGCACCCCGACCTGGTGCCGATCTGCAAGGAGGTCTTCGACGCTGCGCTCGGGTCGTCGCCGAACCAGCTCGCGCGGCTCCGCTCCGAGGTGTCCGTGACCGCGGACCAGCTGCTCGACATCAAGGCGACGCCGGGCGACGTGACCGAGGCGGGGCTGCGCAACAACGTCTCCGTGGCCCTGCAGTACCTCGCGGCCTGGCTCGGCGGCAACGGCGCGGTGGCGATCTTCAACCTCATGGAGGACGCGGCCACCGCCGAGATCTCCCGGTCGCAGATCTGGCAGTGGATCCGCAACGACGTGAAGCTCGACACCGGCGCCGTCGTCACCGCCGACCTGGTCCGCCAGATCGGCGACGAGGAACTGGCGAAGATCCGCGCGTCATACGGCGACGCGTTCGACGAGCAGCGCTTCGCCCAGGCCCGCCAGCTCTTCGAGCAGGTCGCCCTCGCCGACGACTACGAGGACTTCCTGACGATCCCGGCGTACGCGCTGATCGACTGA
- a CDS encoding NAD-dependent malic enzyme: MPAPSPGYAITVRVEAPASATATAQLSAAVSTAGGALTALDVVESRHDHVVIDVTCDAVDVAHADTITKALGDLDGFKVRKVSDRTFLIHLGGKLEVTPRVQLKNRDDLSRAYTPGVARVCMAIAENPDDARRLTIKRNTVAVVTDGSAVLGLGNIGPAAALPVMEGKAALFKRFANVDAWPVCLDTQDTDEIVRTVQLLAPVYGGVNLEDISAPRCFEVERRLREMLDIPVFHDDQHGTAIVVLAALTNALRVVSKRLEDIKIVISGVGAAGHAIIRLLLAEGARDIIACDRKGAVHRDQSGRDEFRTWIADNTNEARFDGTLKAALSGADVFIGVSGANILNGDDIATMASEAVVFALANPDPEVDPLAARLHATVVATGRSDFPNQINNVLAFPGVFRGLLDAGAHEINDQMLIAAASAIANAVKPEELNPSYIIPSVFDAAVAPAVAAAVRSAAGK, from the coding sequence ATGCCAGCTCCGAGTCCCGGGTACGCGATCACCGTCCGCGTCGAGGCCCCTGCCTCCGCCACGGCCACCGCACAGTTGTCCGCCGCCGTGAGTACGGCCGGCGGCGCGCTCACCGCGCTCGACGTCGTCGAGTCGCGCCACGATCACGTCGTCATCGACGTGACCTGCGACGCCGTCGACGTCGCACACGCCGACACGATCACCAAGGCGCTCGGCGATCTGGACGGCTTCAAGGTCCGCAAGGTCAGCGACCGGACGTTCCTCATCCACCTCGGCGGCAAGCTCGAGGTGACGCCGCGGGTGCAACTGAAGAACCGCGACGACCTGTCCCGCGCGTACACACCGGGCGTCGCGCGCGTCTGCATGGCGATCGCGGAGAACCCCGACGACGCCCGCCGCCTCACGATCAAGCGCAACACGGTCGCGGTCGTGACCGACGGGTCTGCCGTTCTCGGCCTCGGCAACATCGGTCCGGCCGCCGCGCTGCCGGTGATGGAGGGCAAGGCCGCGCTGTTCAAGCGGTTCGCGAACGTCGACGCGTGGCCGGTCTGCCTGGACACTCAGGACACCGACGAGATCGTCCGGACGGTCCAGCTGCTGGCCCCGGTGTACGGCGGGGTCAACCTCGAGGACATCTCGGCGCCGCGCTGCTTCGAGGTCGAGCGCCGGCTGCGGGAGATGCTCGACATCCCGGTCTTCCACGACGACCAGCACGGCACCGCGATTGTCGTTCTCGCCGCGCTGACGAACGCGCTGCGGGTGGTCTCCAAGCGGCTCGAGGACATCAAGATCGTGATCTCTGGCGTCGGCGCCGCCGGTCACGCGATCATCCGGCTGCTGCTCGCCGAGGGCGCTCGCGACATCATCGCGTGCGACCGGAAGGGCGCGGTGCACCGCGACCAGAGCGGCCGGGACGAGTTCCGTACCTGGATCGCGGACAACACGAACGAGGCGCGCTTCGACGGCACGCTCAAGGCGGCGCTGTCCGGCGCGGACGTGTTCATCGGCGTCTCGGGCGCGAACATCCTGAACGGTGACGACATCGCGACGATGGCGTCGGAAGCGGTCGTGTTCGCGCTGGCCAACCCGGACCCCGAGGTCGACCCGCTGGCGGCCCGGCTGCACGCGACGGTCGTCGCGACCGGCCGGTCGGACTTCCCGAACCAGATCAACAACGTGCTCGCGTTCCCCGGCGTGTTCCGCGGCCTGCTCGACGCGGGCGCGCACGAGATCAACGACCAGATGCTGATCGCCGCGGCGTCCGCGATCGCCAACGCGGTGAAGCCGGAAGAACTGAACCCGAGCTACATCATCCCGAGCGTGTTCGACGCCGCCGTCGCGCCGGCGGTGGCGGCCGCCGTTCGTTCCGCTGCTGGCAAATAG